One stretch of Labrenzia sp. CE80 DNA includes these proteins:
- a CDS encoding carboxymuconolactone decarboxylase family protein produces the protein MSQRLTGLSHEEATGTAKLVYEASDRFLGRTANLQRILATHSPYLARWFGGLVAAVRQPDLGATTDSRLRGLACIKTSMVNACEYCTAHTSVFGQGLGISDQELEAMMDDSYKTNPLFNERDRAAIAWSEAMTQNTAQRDKETWENMKANFTDTEIVEISMACAMFNMINRLNDSFWTELETEEYNQKQWKAVSGLSIDEIEAYAGRFGEVGAAERGDLAAAE, from the coding sequence ATGTCACAAAGACTTACGGGCTTGAGCCATGAAGAAGCGACCGGAACCGCAAAACTAGTCTACGAAGCCTCGGACAGATTTTTGGGAAGAACTGCCAACCTCCAGAGAATTCTGGCAACGCACAGTCCCTATCTTGCCCGCTGGTTTGGCGGCCTTGTTGCCGCGGTCCGCCAGCCGGATCTGGGCGCAACAACAGACTCCCGGCTGCGGGGACTGGCATGCATCAAGACATCAATGGTCAATGCCTGCGAATACTGCACCGCCCACACATCGGTATTTGGTCAGGGCCTGGGCATTTCGGACCAAGAGCTCGAAGCCATGATGGACGACAGCTACAAGACAAACCCTCTTTTCAACGAGCGCGACCGGGCAGCGATTGCTTGGTCCGAAGCCATGACCCAGAACACCGCGCAACGCGACAAAGAGACTTGGGAGAACATGAAGGCCAATTTCACGGATACCGAGATCGTGGAAATCTCAATGGCTTGCGCGATGTTCAACATGATCAACCGGCTCAACGACAGCTTCTGGACTGAGCTAGAAACCGAAGAATACAATCAAAAGCAATGGAAGGCCGTTTCAGGACTCTCAATTGACGAGATTGAGGCCTATGCAGGCCGGTTTGGCGAGGTCGGTGCAGCCGAGCGCGGCGACCTGGCCGCCGCCGAATAA
- a CDS encoding glutamine synthetase III produces the protein MSGNAARLNAIHSIATAPGYESTIDYAGSPTSSVWGENVFSLNEMAQRLPKAIFKSLKNTITSGEPLDISTADAVAEAMKTWALSKGATHYAHVFYPLTGLTAEKHDSFFDPDGDGGTIATFSGTALIQGEPDGSSFPNGGIRQTFEARGYTIWDVTSPAYIIENPNGTTLCIPTAFVSWTGEALDKKTPVLRSMQALNEQTQRVLKFFGTDGPFVSATAGAEQEYFLVDNNFFYARPDLLACGRTLFGAPPPKGQEFDDHYFGAIPERVQSFMFEVERECFKLGIPTKTRHNEVAPGQFEIAPVYEYANIATDHQQMIMTILKKVANKYGLACLMHEKPFAGVNGSGKHVNFSMGSSKAGNLFDPGDTPAENAQFLVFCTAMISAVYKHAKLLRAVVASASNDHRLGANEAPPAILSIFLGDELNDVFEAIVSGGSVSAKKATLNLGVDVIPTIPKHSGDRNRTSPMAFTGNRFEFRAVGSYQSIAGPMVAMNAIMTEALGEAATYLEGADTSSPEKLGTAVEGYIKKVWGECSTVVFNGDGYSDEWHAEAESRGLPNLKTTADALPVLLEPKYTELFGKYGILSERELHSRYEVYAEQYIASVNVESNLVVEIAKTVVFPAAVRYQGELALSLANLKAVGIEADSETLKKITALIADLQSGIADLEALKAAEHSQGDVGVHTLFIKDKVLPQMLSVRATVDELESMVADDLWPLPTFQEMLYIK, from the coding sequence ATGAGCGGAAACGCAGCACGATTGAACGCCATTCATTCCATCGCCACCGCGCCTGGCTATGAGTCGACCATTGACTATGCAGGCAGCCCAACCAGCAGTGTTTGGGGCGAGAATGTATTTTCCCTCAATGAAATGGCGCAGCGTCTGCCCAAAGCCATCTTTAAATCACTGAAGAACACAATCACTTCAGGCGAGCCTTTGGATATCTCGACTGCCGATGCGGTTGCCGAAGCAATGAAGACCTGGGCCCTTTCCAAGGGTGCTACGCACTATGCGCATGTCTTTTATCCCCTGACTGGTCTGACTGCTGAAAAGCATGACTCATTCTTTGATCCGGACGGTGACGGCGGAACGATAGCCACTTTCTCCGGGACGGCCCTGATCCAGGGTGAGCCGGATGGTTCATCCTTCCCCAACGGTGGTATTCGCCAAACATTCGAAGCTCGCGGCTACACGATCTGGGATGTCACCAGCCCGGCCTACATCATCGAGAACCCGAACGGCACCACCTTGTGCATTCCAACAGCTTTCGTGTCGTGGACGGGTGAAGCGCTGGACAAAAAGACCCCGGTTCTGCGGTCCATGCAGGCGCTCAACGAACAGACCCAGCGTGTTTTGAAGTTCTTCGGGACCGACGGACCTTTCGTATCGGCGACAGCAGGTGCCGAGCAGGAGTATTTCCTGGTCGACAACAACTTCTTCTACGCACGCCCTGATCTTTTGGCTTGCGGACGCACCCTGTTCGGCGCGCCCCCGCCCAAGGGGCAGGAGTTTGACGACCACTATTTCGGAGCCATCCCGGAACGCGTTCAATCCTTCATGTTTGAAGTCGAGCGCGAGTGCTTCAAACTGGGCATTCCGACCAAGACCCGCCACAACGAAGTCGCTCCAGGGCAGTTCGAGATTGCGCCGGTGTATGAATACGCCAACATTGCCACTGACCATCAGCAGATGATCATGACGATCTTGAAGAAAGTGGCGAACAAGTACGGCCTGGCCTGCCTGATGCACGAAAAGCCGTTCGCGGGCGTCAATGGTTCGGGCAAGCACGTCAACTTCTCGATGGGCTCCTCCAAGGCCGGCAACCTGTTTGATCCAGGCGACACACCTGCGGAAAATGCGCAGTTCCTCGTCTTCTGCACCGCCATGATCAGCGCGGTTTACAAGCACGCCAAGCTGCTTCGTGCGGTGGTTGCATCGGCCTCCAACGATCACCGTTTGGGTGCCAATGAAGCACCGCCTGCCATCTTGTCCATCTTCCTGGGCGACGAGCTGAATGACGTGTTTGAGGCAATTGTCAGCGGTGGCTCTGTTTCTGCCAAGAAAGCCACACTCAACCTGGGTGTGGACGTTATTCCAACCATTCCAAAGCACTCCGGCGACCGCAATCGGACAAGCCCGATGGCCTTCACCGGCAACCGTTTTGAGTTCCGGGCAGTCGGCTCCTACCAGTCGATCGCTGGCCCAATGGTCGCTATGAACGCTATCATGACAGAGGCGCTCGGCGAGGCGGCCACCTATCTGGAAGGTGCGGACACCAGCTCACCTGAGAAACTCGGCACCGCTGTAGAGGGTTACATCAAGAAGGTTTGGGGGGAATGCTCAACTGTTGTGTTCAACGGTGACGGTTACTCTGACGAGTGGCACGCAGAGGCAGAAAGCCGCGGCCTGCCAAACCTCAAAACGACCGCCGACGCACTGCCGGTTCTGCTCGAGCCCAAATACACTGAACTGTTCGGCAAATACGGCATCTTGTCGGAGCGCGAACTGCACTCACGCTATGAGGTGTATGCCGAGCAATACATCGCATCGGTCAACGTTGAATCCAATCTTGTCGTTGAGATCGCCAAAACGGTCGTGTTCCCTGCAGCCGTCCGTTATCAGGGGGAATTGGCCCTGAGCCTTGCCAACCTCAAGGCTGTGGGCATTGAGGCTGATTCCGAAACGCTCAAGAAAATCACGGCGCTTATCGCGGATTTGCAGTCTGGCATCGCTGACCTGGAAGCGTTGAAGGCAGCCGAACACAGTCAAGGTGATGTTGGTGTGCATACCCTGTTCATCAAAGACAAGGTGTTGCCTCAGATGCTTTCTGTTCGCGCTACCGTTGACGAACTTGAAAGCATGGTTGCCGATGATCTCTGGCCGCTTCCGACGTTCCAGGAAATGCTCTACATCAAGTAA
- a CDS encoding LysR family transcriptional regulator, translated as MRTFFLFMKNRNAAALNSSRRSRVNWNDVRYFLVTAKTGNLTEAAQIMKTSPSTVARRIRELEASYGVVLFSKLQSGYVLTPSGASLRPHAERVAAEMRFLERHATSVQDAPQPRVKIALPELLGAYVIVPGLADVEGATSSVRLDISNAARTNRLAERSNDLVVRLARPDGGDYTAKKIGELSRALYAAPNYLADRKCGPDIDSFADHSLIGWSDDFDHMGTSKWFRDTTDHAPLWMQTANVRLQIDAVVAGLGIAALPKFVGDHHQFVRVETKTASDLSAEIWLLRRSDTHDLPHVSKCAHWLEAIVAKKNQNLCF; from the coding sequence ATGCGCACCTTTTTTTTATTTATGAAAAATCGGAATGCTGCAGCATTGAACTCATCAAGGAGAAGCCGCGTGAATTGGAACGATGTCCGGTACTTTCTTGTGACAGCGAAAACAGGCAACCTGACCGAAGCTGCTCAGATAATGAAAACAAGCCCTTCAACGGTCGCAAGGCGGATACGGGAGCTTGAAGCGTCCTATGGTGTTGTTCTTTTTAGCAAGTTACAAAGCGGCTACGTACTGACACCTTCTGGAGCCTCCTTGCGACCGCATGCGGAACGCGTGGCCGCTGAAATGCGGTTCCTTGAACGCCATGCCACGTCGGTTCAAGACGCGCCGCAACCACGTGTAAAGATCGCGCTACCCGAACTGCTAGGGGCCTATGTAATCGTGCCGGGCCTCGCTGATGTCGAAGGCGCCACGTCATCCGTCCGGCTTGATATTTCGAACGCTGCGCGCACGAACCGACTGGCGGAGCGCTCTAATGATCTTGTCGTAAGGCTCGCGAGGCCTGATGGCGGGGATTATACAGCAAAGAAAATTGGCGAGCTTTCGCGCGCTTTGTATGCAGCGCCGAACTATCTCGCGGACCGCAAATGTGGGCCCGACATAGACAGTTTTGCAGATCACAGTTTGATCGGATGGAGCGATGATTTTGATCACATGGGCACGTCAAAGTGGTTTCGGGACACAACCGATCATGCGCCGCTTTGGATGCAGACAGCAAACGTGAGACTTCAGATTGATGCGGTTGTTGCTGGCCTCGGAATAGCAGCCCTCCCAAAGTTTGTGGGCGATCATCATCAGTTCGTACGGGTCGAGACGAAAACGGCTTCCGATTTAAGCGCAGAGATTTGGCTCCTCCGCCGAAGCGACACCCATGATCTGCCCCATGTGAGCAAGTGCGCGCACTGGCTTGAGGCAATTGTAGCCAAGAAAAATCAAAATCTGTGTTTCTAG
- a CDS encoding amino acid ABC transporter permease, with the protein MTRSFNTSTDLPVILEPRYQGPDALGFSRWLGRMPVWVLPLMAAAFLIWPTVVEAQTVYSAQKIMDIMAKWLPLLITQGFLMNVVISFFTMLFGTIAGLFLGLGRVSDNSGIRGFSWLVVQLFRNSPWLVLLFIVMLTLPFEIRVAGTYIAVPDWMKAVFGLSLPVMANLAEIVRGAIQSVPSAQWEAAESLAFSKRQIMWQIILPQCFKRMIPPWMNWYAIMTMATPLVSLLGVTELVTLSRQAMEAEGNNPSLLMPFFGFALIIFFAYCYPIARLTLRLEKKYAVKG; encoded by the coding sequence ATGACCAGGTCTTTCAACACATCCACCGACCTGCCCGTGATCCTGGAACCCAGGTATCAAGGTCCTGACGCACTTGGCTTTTCCCGCTGGCTTGGCCGCATGCCCGTCTGGGTCCTGCCGCTGATGGCAGCTGCGTTTCTGATCTGGCCAACGGTCGTTGAGGCGCAGACCGTCTATTCGGCGCAAAAGATCATGGATATCATGGCCAAGTGGCTGCCTTTGCTGATCACGCAGGGCTTCCTGATGAACGTGGTCATCAGCTTCTTCACGATGCTCTTCGGGACCATCGCCGGCCTGTTCCTCGGACTCGGCCGCGTGTCCGACAACTCGGGCATCCGTGGATTTTCCTGGCTCGTTGTCCAGCTCTTCCGCAATTCACCCTGGCTGGTGCTGCTGTTCATCGTGATGCTTACGCTTCCCTTTGAAATCCGCGTTGCTGGCACTTACATCGCCGTGCCGGACTGGATGAAAGCGGTGTTTGGCCTTAGCCTGCCGGTCATGGCCAACTTGGCTGAAATCGTGCGCGGAGCGATCCAGTCTGTACCCTCCGCACAGTGGGAAGCTGCCGAAAGCCTGGCCTTCAGCAAACGTCAGATCATGTGGCAGATCATTCTGCCCCAGTGTTTCAAACGGATGATCCCGCCCTGGATGAACTGGTACGCCATCATGACCATGGCAACGCCCCTCGTCTCGCTTCTGGGCGTCACGGAACTTGTCACCCTGTCGCGCCAGGCGATGGAGGCCGAGGGCAACAACCCGTCGCTACTGATGCCGTTCTTCGGCTTCGCGCTGATCATCTTCTTCGCCTATTGCTATCCGATTGCCCGGCTGACGCTGCGGTTGGAAAAGAAATACGCCGTAAAGGGGTAA
- a CDS encoding amino acid ABC transporter ATP-binding protein, with translation MSDQDWTDQQPIVSIKDVHKAFGTLEVLKGVSMDIMKGEVICIIGPSGSGKSTLIRCINALNDIQAGSITIEGQEVHDTKLDKLELRKKVGMVFQQYNLFPHKTALENVMMAPIKVLKQPKDEVEVRARALIKKVRLEGKEDSYPGELSGGQQQRVAIARSLAMDPDVMLFDEVTAALDPETVKEVLLTIKELAADGMTCILVTHEMGFAREVADHIYFTDRGVIVEHGPPETFFENASDPRTKEFLGQIL, from the coding sequence ATGTCAGATCAAGACTGGACAGACCAACAACCCATCGTGTCAATCAAGGACGTTCACAAGGCCTTTGGAACCCTGGAGGTGCTCAAGGGCGTTTCCATGGACATCATGAAGGGCGAGGTGATCTGCATCATCGGCCCCTCCGGGTCAGGCAAATCGACCCTGATCCGCTGTATCAATGCCCTGAACGACATTCAGGCCGGCTCGATCACCATCGAGGGCCAGGAGGTGCATGACACCAAGCTCGACAAGCTGGAGCTGCGCAAAAAGGTCGGGATGGTGTTCCAGCAGTACAATCTGTTTCCACACAAGACCGCGCTGGAAAACGTAATGATGGCGCCGATCAAGGTGCTGAAACAGCCCAAGGACGAAGTCGAGGTCCGCGCCCGCGCCCTGATCAAGAAGGTTCGGCTGGAAGGGAAAGAAGATTCCTACCCCGGCGAGCTCTCGGGAGGCCAGCAGCAACGTGTGGCGATCGCCCGCTCCCTGGCCATGGACCCGGACGTCATGCTCTTCGACGAGGTCACCGCAGCCCTGGACCCGGAAACGGTCAAGGAAGTGTTGTTGACCATCAAGGAACTCGCCGCAGATGGAATGACCTGCATCCTTGTCACCCACGAGATGGGATTTGCCCGTGAAGTCGCAGACCACATCTATTTCACGGACCGGGGCGTGATTGTCGAACACGGACCGCCCGAGACGTTCTTCGAAAATGCCTCTGACCCACGGACCAAGGAATTCCTTGGCCAAATTCTCTAA
- a CDS encoding D-amino-acid transaminase codes for MRTVYVNGVYLPENQAQISIFDRGFLFADAVYEVTAVLGGKLLDFEAHMERLKRSMHELDMTLPYADEDLLAIHKALVEKNNLEEGLVYLQLTRGAADRDFDFSEMTGEPSIVLFTQAKSLITSTLAQRGQKIILADDLRWGRSDIKTVQLLYSSLMKTRAKKAGADDVWLCRDGKITEGSSNNAYIVTENNEIITRELSNDILHGITRSAVLKVAKLHQMKVVERAFTIEELKSAKEAFSTSASGFVNPVVDVDGLAIGDGVPGAVSSTLREAYLSESRRTAI; via the coding sequence ATGCGCACTGTCTATGTGAACGGCGTATATTTACCCGAAAACCAGGCCCAAATTTCGATCTTCGATCGCGGATTTCTGTTTGCCGACGCCGTCTATGAAGTCACCGCCGTGCTGGGCGGGAAATTACTAGACTTCGAAGCACATATGGAACGCCTCAAGCGATCGATGCACGAGCTGGACATGACTCTTCCCTATGCCGACGAAGATCTTTTGGCAATCCACAAGGCCCTGGTCGAGAAGAACAATCTCGAGGAAGGTCTGGTGTATCTGCAGCTCACTCGCGGCGCTGCGGACCGAGACTTTGACTTTTCCGAAATGACCGGCGAGCCGAGCATTGTCTTGTTCACCCAGGCCAAGTCCCTCATCACTAGCACGCTCGCACAGCGTGGACAAAAGATCATCCTGGCCGATGACCTCAGATGGGGCCGATCTGACATCAAGACGGTGCAACTGCTCTATTCATCCCTGATGAAAACCCGTGCTAAGAAGGCCGGCGCCGATGATGTATGGCTTTGCCGTGATGGGAAGATCACCGAAGGCTCGTCAAACAACGCCTATATCGTCACCGAGAACAACGAAATCATCACCCGCGAGCTGTCCAACGACATTTTGCATGGTATCACCCGAAGCGCCGTCCTGAAGGTCGCGAAGCTGCACCAGATGAAGGTGGTTGAACGGGCCTTTACGATCGAGGAACTCAAAAGCGCGAAGGAAGCTTTCTCGACCTCAGCGTCTGGCTTCGTCAATCCCGTGGTCGATGTCGATGGCCTTGCGATCGGCGATGGAGTGCCCGGCGCCGTGTCCAGCACACTGCGCGAAGCCTATCTGTCTGAAAGTCGCCGGACAGCAATCTGA
- a CDS encoding transporter substrate-binding domain-containing protein, with amino-acid sequence MKTLTALLTAAAVVATTSGTAFAACTNDTWNKINERGKIVVGVKADTKPWGFLDSSGALVGMEADMAAEVAETLGVELELVGVQSSNRMQFLEQGKIDLMIATMSDRTDRRAIVGIVQPNYYTSGTNIMAPKALGITEWTDLTDKPVCGKQGAFYNKIVEERYGAKIIAFTGNAEAKQALRDKKCVAWVYDDSSIAADLASGEYDDYEMPLQTEDDNPWGLAVPLGEQSCVFGRFMSGMQYDWLQSGKLLELEEKWGIQKSAFLEAQQARFKDWLAE; translated from the coding sequence ATGAAGACACTTACAGCATTGCTGACGGCTGCAGCCGTCGTTGCGACCACATCCGGCACCGCTTTTGCAGCCTGCACCAACGACACATGGAACAAGATCAACGAGCGCGGCAAGATCGTTGTCGGCGTAAAAGCCGATACCAAGCCTTGGGGCTTTCTGGACAGCAGCGGCGCGCTCGTCGGCATGGAAGCCGACATGGCTGCCGAAGTGGCCGAGACCTTGGGTGTCGAGCTGGAACTGGTTGGCGTCCAGTCCTCCAACCGGATGCAGTTTCTGGAACAGGGCAAGATCGATCTGATGATCGCCACCATGTCCGACCGCACCGACCGCCGCGCGATCGTGGGCATTGTTCAGCCGAACTACTACACCTCCGGCACCAACATCATGGCGCCAAAGGCACTCGGCATCACCGAATGGACCGATCTGACAGACAAGCCGGTCTGCGGCAAACAAGGCGCCTTCTACAACAAGATCGTTGAAGAGCGTTACGGCGCGAAGATCATTGCCTTCACCGGTAATGCCGAAGCCAAACAGGCACTGCGCGACAAGAAATGCGTAGCCTGGGTTTACGACGACAGCTCGATCGCCGCCGACCTCGCTTCAGGCGAATACGACGACTACGAAATGCCGCTGCAGACCGAAGACGACAACCCTTGGGGACTGGCTGTGCCGCTCGGCGAGCAGAGCTGTGTCTTCGGCCGTTTCATGTCCGGCATGCAGTACGACTGGCTGCAGTCTGGCAAACTGCTTGAGCTGGAAGAAAAATGGGGCATCCAGAAGAGCGCATTCCTCGAAGCCCAGCAGGCTCGTTTCAAAGACTGGCTGGCTGAGTAA
- a CDS encoding DUF2793 domain-containing protein, with translation MSLVEQQETFELGLLDGGSVVQAVSSLTTPGHTGTAARQIAGSGSSQPSNGIRIFQISDGIGRGSQRGRQFSRGDWAGQDGQIASYADRAWAFYPPVLEMIAYVADEGTLAVYTGVGWKDYDTLLSEVATVSRTASGAESRIGTVEEELTGLSGASVDTSIVIPNQVIVFGVSTRTTTTITGACSYDCGISGETSKFGGSLGVAEGSNNAGLIGSQAFYSDTAVRLTTNGGSFTGGAVKMVLHYFLSVVPAE, from the coding sequence GTGTCCCTCGTAGAGCAGCAAGAGACCTTTGAGCTGGGGCTCCTTGATGGCGGATCGGTGGTCCAGGCTGTCTCTAGTCTGACGACGCCGGGGCACACCGGCACCGCAGCACGGCAGATCGCCGGCTCCGGATCATCACAGCCATCAAACGGCATCCGCATATTCCAGATCTCTGACGGCATAGGACGCGGCAGCCAGCGAGGGCGGCAGTTCTCTCGTGGCGACTGGGCCGGGCAAGATGGTCAGATTGCAAGCTATGCAGACAGGGCCTGGGCGTTCTATCCGCCGGTGCTCGAGATGATCGCCTATGTCGCCGACGAGGGGACGCTGGCGGTCTACACGGGTGTCGGCTGGAAGGATTATGACACGTTGCTGTCGGAGGTGGCGACGGTGTCGCGGACCGCCTCAGGGGCAGAGAGCAGGATCGGCACCGTTGAGGAAGAACTAACCGGCTTGTCCGGTGCCAGCGTCGACACGTCGATCGTCATACCGAACCAGGTGATCGTCTTTGGCGTCTCGACACGGACCACGACCACCATCACCGGTGCCTGCTCCTACGACTGCGGGATATCCGGTGAGACATCCAAGTTCGGCGGATCGCTCGGGGTCGCGGAAGGCTCCAACAATGCCGGGCTGATCGGGTCGCAGGCGTTCTATTCGGATACCGCCGTACGGCTGACGACCAATGGCGGGAGTTTCACCGGTGGAGCCGTGAAGATGGTGCTGCACTACTTTCTGTCGGTGGTGCCGGCAGAATAA
- a CDS encoding aminopeptidase P family protein — MKRIETLREKMAEEGVDLIVLAPGAHLGWLTGIRPHADERPLLFCVTAKDAGFLMPSLEAEDVRRQTDFPLFEWSDAEGPEGALEKMFETFSIQSARSIVIDEAMRADHAGLIQDRLLNAKRQFGESTLGALRARKDEDEYAKLKRNAQIADRAMQKAWDIMRLGMTELEVAAIVRDCFKEDDAVPLFTIIGAGGNGAMPHHHTGDTVLKEGDAVVMDIGAGRDGFSSDITRMAVIGTPPDGYLEVHAIVEAAVQAAMAVARPGVKAQVLDDAARKVITGAGYGEYFMHRLGHGMGVEVHEPPFISASSQSVLDENMVFSIEPGIYLPGRFGLRLEDIVIMRTDGPEILSSLPRDVQIIS; from the coding sequence ATGAAAAGAATTGAAACACTACGCGAAAAAATGGCCGAAGAAGGCGTCGATCTGATCGTGCTTGCACCGGGCGCACATCTGGGCTGGCTCACCGGAATACGCCCGCATGCGGATGAGCGCCCGTTGCTGTTTTGTGTGACGGCCAAGGACGCAGGCTTTCTGATGCCATCCTTGGAAGCTGAAGATGTGCGTCGACAAACGGATTTCCCCCTTTTCGAATGGTCCGATGCAGAGGGGCCTGAGGGTGCGCTGGAAAAGATGTTCGAGACATTTTCCATTCAAAGTGCGCGCTCAATTGTGATCGATGAAGCGATGCGTGCCGATCATGCTGGGCTCATTCAAGACCGGTTGTTGAACGCCAAGCGGCAGTTTGGGGAATCCACCCTCGGTGCACTGCGCGCCCGCAAAGACGAGGATGAATATGCCAAACTGAAGCGTAATGCCCAAATCGCTGATCGTGCCATGCAAAAGGCCTGGGACATCATGCGACTGGGCATGACTGAATTGGAAGTCGCAGCCATCGTGCGCGATTGCTTCAAAGAAGACGATGCTGTGCCGTTGTTCACGATTATTGGCGCTGGCGGAAACGGAGCGATGCCGCATCACCATACCGGCGACACCGTCCTGAAAGAGGGCGACGCCGTGGTCATGGATATTGGAGCTGGCCGGGATGGGTTTAGTTCCGATATTACCCGCATGGCTGTGATAGGCACACCACCCGATGGCTATTTGGAGGTCCATGCAATTGTCGAAGCCGCGGTTCAGGCTGCAATGGCCGTGGCACGTCCGGGCGTAAAGGCCCAAGTGCTGGATGATGCCGCGCGCAAGGTGATTACGGGCGCAGGCTATGGCGAATATTTCATGCACCGATTGGGTCACGGCATGGGCGTCGAAGTCCATGAGCCGCCCTTCATTAGCGCCTCGTCACAGTCCGTGCTTGACGAAAACATGGTCTTTTCTATCGAGCCGGGCATCTATCTACCTGGTCGTTTCGGCCTGCGTCTGGAAGATATCGTCATCATGCGGACGGACGGTCCGGAGATTCTTTCAAGCTTGCCTCGCGATGTGCAGATAATCTCCTGA
- a CDS encoding amino acid ABC transporter permease, which translates to MIETIQDFFRTLADTYPKWNFIFFHEAAQWDRVVSGFFVTLQLSVACVILSVIIGVVGAWAQGSPSRTIRWIVQGYIQFFRNTPPLIQLLFFYFALGQFTPTVTGPDGWTEQPIISNVGWAIISLSFFAGAFNVEIFRSGIEAVPKSTLEAAESLGFTRAQTYTNITFPLALRVSLPALNNNLINLVKTTTQAIAIAVPELLYEMVSIWNDYASAQNAAMTVLFFTYIALVGVLAFGMNRWEAKLLVPGFGKARR; encoded by the coding sequence ATGATCGAGACCATCCAAGACTTTTTCCGCACCCTTGCGGACACCTATCCGAAGTGGAATTTCATCTTTTTCCACGAAGCGGCCCAATGGGACCGTGTGGTCAGCGGGTTCTTTGTGACCCTGCAACTATCAGTCGCCTGCGTTATCCTGAGCGTCATCATCGGCGTCGTCGGCGCCTGGGCGCAAGGGTCTCCATCGCGCACGATCCGCTGGATCGTCCAGGGCTACATTCAGTTCTTTCGCAACACCCCACCGCTGATCCAGCTCCTGTTCTTCTACTTCGCGCTTGGCCAATTCACACCAACCGTGACCGGACCAGACGGCTGGACCGAGCAACCGATCATATCGAATGTCGGCTGGGCCATCATCTCACTGTCGTTCTTCGCAGGCGCGTTCAATGTGGAGATTTTCCGCTCGGGCATTGAAGCCGTTCCGAAGTCGACGTTGGAAGCCGCAGAGTCTCTCGGCTTCACGCGCGCGCAAACCTACACGAACATAACCTTTCCTCTGGCTCTGCGTGTGAGCCTGCCGGCGCTCAACAACAATCTGATCAACCTGGTCAAGACGACAACGCAAGCGATTGCGATCGCCGTACCCGAGCTGCTCTACGAGATGGTGTCGATCTGGAACGACTATGCATCGGCACAGAACGCGGCTATGACCGTGCTGTTCTTCACCTATATCGCGCTGGTCGGCGTACTGGCCTTTGGCATGAACCGCTGGGAAGCAAAACTGCTTGTCCCCGGCTTTGGGAAGGCGCGCCGATGA
- a CDS encoding LysE family translocator: MNPSIDWSLWLLTMMPLIFSAGPGNIMVAAAGVQSGFSGSLSFIFGLDLTYFILSMTVGLGLGDLLQAYPSAAKYLSFFGIAYIVYLASRFLRSSTIGTANTVVSFGLKDGMLVQITNTKGVIMLIVMFSEFSRTGSLGHVLILSVALVGLNLVSHLLWASAGGIIRNVMECHPQVLQIQNMIFGIMLLGVAIWLMFR; this comes from the coding sequence ATGAATCCGAGCATAGACTGGTCGCTCTGGCTTTTGACGATGATGCCGCTCATTTTCAGCGCAGGTCCGGGGAATATCATGGTTGCGGCCGCTGGGGTACAAAGTGGTTTCAGCGGCTCACTAAGTTTTATTTTTGGGCTGGACCTGACATATTTTATTTTGTCGATGACGGTCGGTTTGGGACTTGGTGATTTGCTTCAGGCATACCCAAGCGCAGCGAAATATCTGAGCTTTTTCGGCATTGCCTACATTGTCTACCTTGCAAGCCGCTTTCTGCGATCCTCAACGATTGGAACCGCCAACACCGTAGTGTCGTTCGGGCTAAAGGACGGGATGCTTGTTCAGATCACCAATACAAAAGGTGTGATCATGTTGATCGTGATGTTCTCAGAATTCTCACGCACAGGATCACTCGGCCACGTCCTGATACTCAGTGTGGCGTTGGTTGGATTAAACCTTGTCTCACATCTTTTATGGGCAAGTGCGGGAGGCATCATAAGAAACGTCATGGAGTGCCATCCGCAGGTTCTGCAGATACAAAATATGATCTTCGGCATCATGCTATTAGGCGTCGCGATATGGTTGATGTTCCGTTGA